The genomic window AAACCAGACCGACAGGTAGCGCCGGTCGTTGCGCGTGTTGATGTCCGGCATTGCGCCCACCCTGTTCGAAAACTCCGCGCTCACGATCCCATTCCATGGTCCAGGCCTTCGGCGGCGCGCCCGACCGATGCCGCAACAACTCGACCCCATAGTTAGAACGGCCGGGAGCATCCGCCTCCAAGGCTTGGGACAAGGCTGCGCGAACGCGCCAGCGGGTCTCGGCTGCGCTGGGTTGGGGTTGAGCCGCCAGTCGGGTCAGGATTGCCGTCGCCCGCCCCTGCCCCGCCGCCATGGACAGACGTCGCGTCGCCGTCAGACTTAAGACCCGGCTTTCACCCCATGTCGTAAGCAGCACCGCACCCGCTGCGCCGCATGATAGAGCCTCCTCACCCGCCGCCAGCAGGTCCTTGGCTTCCTTGACGCTCACCAGGATCAATCGGCCGGGATCCAGACCCAGCTCGCGCAATCCGGGTCCGTAGATCTGACCGGTCTCCAGCCCGGCCATGGCCTGGATGCCCCACACCAATGGTCGATCCTTCGAGGCCCGCTGAACCAGACCCATGGCAAACCCCAAGGCGGCCGTCGCATCCGGCGTCGTCGCCGCATAGATTTCGTGCAAACCATGGCTCGAAAGCCCGCCGATGTGCCGGTCCGCTTGTGCGTGACCCAAGTCAAAGCGGTCGGCGTCGGTCGGATGACCGTCCGTTTCCATCGCCTTCAAGCGCTGACGCAATGCCTCGATACCGCGGTCGGACCGCACAACAGTTCTCCTTTTGTTCTCTTATATGCCGCTCGCCCCACCCTCGGAGTCAAGCGTATGCAACCTTGGCCATGGGAATTTATTCCGGCGCGCTCTGGCGGCCGAATATCGAGAATACTTGACTTTGACGCAGGGACTTCTATATCGCCCCCAGCCTCGGGACAGGTCTGCGATCCGCGCCGCCCGCTCGCCCAAAGAGGGGCGGTTCCGTCGCTGCTATGCACGCAGACGCTTTCTCTCCCAAGGATTCATGACCGAATTTTCCCAACTGGGCCTTTCGCCCACGACCCTTCAGGCCGTCGCCGACACCGGCTACACGACCGCCACGCCCATTCAGGAACAGGCGATCCCCGTCGCCCTCGCCGGCCGTGATGTGCTTGGCATCGCCCAGACCGGCACCGGCAAGACCGCCGCCTTCACCCTGCCCCTGGTCGATCGCCTGTCCACCGGCCGCGCCCGCGCCCGCATGCCGCGCGCCATCGTCCTGGCGCCGACCCGCGAACTGGCTGACCAGGTCGCCGAGAGCTTCGCCAAATACGCCAAGGGCACAAAGCTGAGTTGGGTGCTGCTGATCGGCGGCGTCTCCATGGGCGACCAGGTCGCGGCGCTGAACAAGGGCGTCGACGTCCTGATCGCAACGCCCGGCCGCCTGCTCGACCTGTTCGAACGCGGCAAGATGCTGCTGACCGGCGTCGAGATCATGGTCGTCGATGAAGCCGACCGCATGCTGGACATGGGCTTCATCCCCGACATCGAGCGCATCTTCAAACTGACGCCGCCGCGCCGCCAGACCTTGTTCTTCTCGGCGACCATGCCGCCGGAGATCACGCGCCTGACGACCGCCTTCCTCAAGGATCCAACCCGGATCGAGGCTTCGCGTCCGGCGATGACCGCCGACACCATCACCCAATATATCGTCCGTATCCCGACCTCGGACCCCAAGGCGAAGCGGACCGCCTTGCGCGCCCTTGTCGGCCGTGAGGACGTGCGTAACGGCATCGTCTTCTGCAATCGCAAGTCCGAAGTCGATATCGTCGCCAAGTCGCTGAAGACCCACGGCTTCGACGCCGCGCCGATCCACGGCGACCTGGATCAGTCGCACCGGATGAAGACCCTGGCGGACTTCCGCTCGGGCGCGCTTAAAAT from Brevundimonas fontaquae includes these protein-coding regions:
- a CDS encoding DEAD/DEAH box helicase; the protein is MTEFSQLGLSPTTLQAVADTGYTTATPIQEQAIPVALAGRDVLGIAQTGTGKTAAFTLPLVDRLSTGRARARMPRAIVLAPTRELADQVAESFAKYAKGTKLSWVLLIGGVSMGDQVAALNKGVDVLIATPGRLLDLFERGKMLLTGVEIMVVDEADRMLDMGFIPDIERIFKLTPPRRQTLFFSATMPPEITRLTTAFLKDPTRIEASRPAMTADTITQYIVRIPTSDPKAKRTALRALVGREDVRNGIVFCNRKSEVDIVAKSLKTHGFDAAPIHGDLDQSHRMKTLADFRSGALKILVASDVAARGLDIPDVSHVFNYDVSHHADDYVHRIGRTGRAGKLGQAFMIVTPADDKSLDKVLKLIKKDPEELLLDGIDFAAIKDGPRRDDKRSGERGRSRSRTVNAATPSAEPVDIAPVTAAPSSLEAEAPRSRSRRKARPETPVEVAAPVTAAIEVEATVEPVETARAPRPDRTDREPHLLQSDRRGDRKADKIDAQRQGVRGFGDDIPAFLRRPVVIRA
- a CDS encoding ImuA family protein — protein: MRSDRGIEALRQRLKAMETDGHPTDADRFDLGHAQADRHIGGLSSHGLHEIYAATTPDATAALGFAMGLVQRASKDRPLVWGIQAMAGLETGQIYGPGLRELGLDPGRLILVSVKEAKDLLAAGEEALSCGAAGAVLLTTWGESRVLSLTATRRLSMAAGQGRATAILTRLAAQPQPSAAETRWRVRAALSQALEADAPGRSNYGVELLRHRSGAPPKAWTMEWDRERGVFEQGGRNAGHQHAQRPALPVGLVSSVVDRSAAARGGTIRRFG